In Nostoc sp. GT001, a genomic segment contains:
- a CDS encoding transposase family protein, whose protein sequence is MNLIEAIQGVPDYRHARGIRHRLWIILTIVLLGSCTGYWGYKPLAEFTKNHRLSLIKLLDLSPDIQFPSASTFRNIMMSIDFQILAELFNVWAEKSLPINFKELFAIDGKCIKSTVTGGNQSYQNFVSIVSVFSL, encoded by the coding sequence ATGAATTTAATCGAAGCAATCCAAGGGGTTCCCGATTATCGACATGCTAGAGGTATTAGACATAGACTTTGGATAATACTAACTATAGTTTTGTTAGGTAGTTGTACAGGATATTGGGGGTATAAACCTTTAGCTGAGTTCACAAAAAATCATCGATTATCTCTAATCAAATTATTAGATTTATCTCCAGATATTCAATTTCCGTCAGCATCAACATTCAGAAATATTATGATGTCAATTGATTTTCAGATATTAGCTGAACTGTTTAACGTCTGGGCAGAAAAGAGTTTGCCAATTAATTTCAAAGAATTATTTGCCATCGATGGGAAATGTATTAAAAGTACTGTAACCGGGGGAAATCAATCCTATCAAAACTTTGTGAGTATCGTTTCAGTTTTCAGTTTATAG
- the ligA gene encoding NAD-dependent DNA ligase LigA, whose translation MTQIKPQVKRTEELRQLLQQASYAYYVLDTPIMEDAVYDQLYRELQQLETQYPELTAPDSPTQRVGERPATQFTSVRHNIPLYSLENAFNIDELQAWDQRWRRQVPKIDSVEYVSELKIDGSALALTYQDGILVRGTTRGDGVTGEDITQNVRTIRSIPLRLNFEGLEILERVEVRGEAFLPLEVFKQINEERQKASEQLFANPRNAAAGTLRQLDSRIVAKRRLDFFGYTLHIPGRDDTSIANTQWEALELLEKMGFRVNPNHKLCASIAEVAKYYEYWDTERLNLPYMTDGVVVKLNSFKLQEQLGFTQKFPRWAVALKYAAEEAPTRVENIAVNVGRTGALTPLAEMRPVQLAGTTVSRATLHNSDRITQLDIRIGDTVIVRKAGEIIPEVLRVIKELRPADTEPFVMPTHCPVCGQLVVRESGEAVTRCVNASCAAILKGSIEHWVSRDALDIKGMGEKLVYQLVDKGLVHSVADLYELTAEKLSALERMGKKSAEKLVDAIAQSKNQSWSRVLYGLGIRHVGSVNAQLLTQKYFTVDQLATAKQSDIEGIYCIGAEIAQSVYQWFRIDANQKLIERLQAEGLQLTAPEETKIVGDGNQKFAGKTFVITGTLPTLKRDEAKDLIQKAGGKVTDSVSKKTDYLVLGEDAGSKLEKAISLGITQLSEAQFLEMLED comes from the coding sequence ATGACACAGATTAAGCCTCAAGTAAAGCGCACAGAAGAATTGCGCCAGTTATTGCAACAAGCAAGCTATGCTTATTACGTCTTAGATACTCCAATCATGGAGGATGCAGTCTATGACCAGCTATATCGAGAATTGCAACAACTAGAAACTCAATATCCAGAATTGACAGCACCCGATAGTCCGACTCAGCGCGTGGGTGAGAGGCCAGCAACGCAGTTCACCTCGGTGCGGCATAATATCCCCTTGTACAGTCTAGAGAATGCATTCAATATTGATGAGTTACAAGCATGGGATCAGCGTTGGCGGCGACAAGTACCGAAAATAGATTCAGTGGAATATGTCAGTGAGCTGAAAATTGATGGTTCTGCTTTGGCTCTAACTTACCAAGATGGCATTCTAGTTAGAGGGACAACTAGAGGTGATGGGGTAACGGGTGAAGATATCACCCAAAATGTACGGACAATTCGCTCAATTCCCTTACGTTTGAATTTTGAAGGGTTAGAAATTTTAGAAAGGGTAGAAGTGCGAGGCGAGGCGTTTTTGCCGTTGGAAGTATTTAAACAAATCAACGAGGAAAGACAAAAAGCCAGCGAGCAATTATTTGCTAATCCCCGCAATGCCGCCGCTGGTACACTCAGACAACTAGACTCCCGCATTGTCGCTAAACGGCGGTTAGATTTTTTTGGCTACACCTTGCACATTCCTGGTAGGGATGACACCAGTATTGCCAATACCCAATGGGAAGCGTTGGAATTGTTGGAAAAGATGGGTTTTCGAGTCAACCCCAACCACAAACTCTGTGCTTCGATCGCAGAAGTGGCAAAATATTATGAATATTGGGACACGGAACGGCTGAATTTACCCTACATGACTGATGGGGTAGTAGTGAAGCTGAATTCTTTTAAACTTCAGGAACAGCTAGGATTTACGCAGAAATTTCCCCGCTGGGCAGTAGCCTTAAAGTATGCAGCCGAAGAAGCACCTACCCGTGTGGAAAATATTGCTGTAAATGTAGGACGAACGGGAGCGTTAACGCCGTTAGCCGAGATGCGCCCGGTGCAACTGGCGGGAACAACAGTTTCCCGCGCCACTTTACATAATAGCGATCGCATTACTCAATTAGATATTCGCATTGGTGATACTGTCATCGTCCGCAAAGCTGGAGAAATCATTCCAGAAGTGCTGAGGGTAATCAAAGAACTCCGTCCCGCTGACACTGAACCCTTCGTTATGCCCACCCATTGCCCAGTCTGCGGTCAATTGGTGGTGCGAGAATCAGGTGAGGCGGTGACTCGCTGCGTCAATGCTTCCTGTGCGGCAATTCTCAAAGGTTCCATTGAACATTGGGTAAGTCGTGATGCCTTAGATATTAAAGGTATGGGGGAAAAGTTGGTATATCAACTCGTTGATAAAGGTTTGGTGCATTCTGTTGCCGATTTATATGAGTTGACAGCAGAGAAGTTATCTGCATTGGAAAGGATGGGAAAAAAGTCGGCAGAGAAATTAGTGGATGCGATCGCTCAATCAAAAAATCAATCTTGGTCAAGGGTACTGTATGGTTTAGGCATCCGTCACGTTGGCAGTGTAAATGCTCAATTATTGACTCAAAAATATTTCACTGTAGACCAGTTAGCGACAGCAAAGCAATCAGATATTGAAGGAATTTACTGTATCGGTGCTGAAATTGCCCAATCTGTGTACCAATGGTTTCGGATTGACGCTAACCAAAAGTTAATAGAACGCTTACAAGCAGAAGGATTGCAATTAACTGCCCCAGAGGAAACAAAAATAGTTGGGGATGGTAATCAAAAATTTGCAGGTAAAACTTTTGTAATTACAGGTACATTGCCAACCTTAAAGCGGGATGAAGCGAAGGATTTGATTCAAAAAGCTGGGGGGAAAGTAACTGATTCAGTTAGTAAAAAAACCGATTATTTAGTTTTAGGAGAAGATGCTGGTTCCAAGTTAGAAAAAGCAATTTCATTGGGAATTACACAGTTAAGTGAGGCGCAATTTTTAGAGATGCTTGAAGATTAA
- a CDS encoding SDR family oxidoreductase: protein MNSNIKKLTGKVALVTGGSRGIGAAIAKRLAEEGADIAISYSASSEKAALVVRELEENGVSAAAFKADQADSLQVENLVKMVAERFGRLDILVNNAGVFVLGVVGDPASDIASLEQQLAINVGGVVAAVRAAAPLMTEGGRIISIGSCAGSHSLWAGISDYSATKAAIAGYTRGWARDLGPRAITVNTVQPGPIETDMNPSDSDFAVIQKAATALGRYGKPEEVAAAVAFLASPDAAFITGATFDVDGGMNA from the coding sequence ATGAATAGCAATATTAAGAAACTCACAGGTAAAGTTGCCCTCGTCACAGGTGGTTCACGGGGTATTGGTGCTGCGATCGCCAAACGTCTTGCTGAGGAAGGTGCAGACATTGCCATCAGTTACAGCGCCTCATCCGAAAAGGCCGCGCTCGTTGTCCGGGAACTCGAAGAAAATGGGGTTAGTGCCGCCGCCTTCAAAGCCGACCAAGCGGATTCTCTCCAGGTTGAGAATTTGGTTAAGATGGTCGCCGAACGCTTTGGTCGTCTCGATATTCTCGTGAACAACGCTGGAGTATTTGTCCTTGGTGTAGTTGGTGATCCTGCAAGCGATATTGCGTCCTTAGAACAGCAGTTAGCGATCAATGTGGGTGGCGTAGTGGCTGCCGTCCGCGCTGCTGCACCGCTTATGACTGAAGGTGGACGGATCATCTCCATCGGCTCCTGTGCTGGAAGCCATTCGCTCTGGGCAGGAATCTCCGATTATTCAGCAACTAAGGCCGCGATCGCTGGCTACACGCGGGGCTGGGCACGTGACCTGGGGCCGAGGGCGATCACAGTTAACACCGTACAGCCAGGTCCAATTGAAACTGATATGAACCCATCTGATAGTGATTTTGCGGTAATCCAAAAAGCAGCTACAGCGCTTGGGCGCTACGGCAAGCCAGAGGAAGTTGCGGCTGCGGTCGCTTTTCTGGCCAGTCCTGACGCGGCTTTCATCACCGGTGCAACATTCGATGTTGATGGCGGTATGAATGCTTAG
- the glgP gene encoding alpha-glucan family phosphorylase produces the protein MANSSAITAARHLSEKLPLPLKRLADLAYNYWWSWSGDRISLFQTIDPQEWERCGHNPVAILESATYERLTQLAEDPFYLKQISALAREFDQYINQQDTWVSRVAPQVSKQHPIAYFCAEFGIHESLPVYSGGLGILAGDHLKSSSDLGVPLVGVGLLYRQGYFRQRLNRQGWQEDYYIDNPFGHMPLELIKNEQGESVTIELQVRQRVVKVQIWRVQVGRVTLYLLDTDRHDNDPIDRWLTGHLYGGNLETRIAQEVVLGIGGVRALHALGIEPSVYHLNEGHAAFCTLEVARVEIERTGKSFYDIEAKVRNSCVFTTHTPVPVSHDVFSPDLIDSFFASYWPQLRLSREQFLALGARRLGDPWEPFGMTVLALRMSRACNGVSELHGQVSRKMWTVLYPQRSEDKVPIGYITNGVHAPTWTAPLLGDLYNEYLGEDWKNRAVDPKMWAKVDEIPDEELWSRHLILKERLIAFTRYKVKKSRELRGENHELIQATEKLLDPNVLTIGFARRFSPYKRGDLILRDAQRALKIFGNAQRPVQIIFAGKAHPADEEGKRIIQRLMEWCHNSGIINRVAFIEDYDIYTGQKLVQGVDVWLNNPRRPLEASGTSGQKVCFNGGLNCSVLDGWWCEGYQTGPDGKGINGWAIGEDAHTSDQELQDGIDSRSLYQLLEEEIVPLYYDQDAQGIPHRWVQMMKTSIKTNAPLFNTDRMIADYVSQVYVPEISKSVEPILAKVLL, from the coding sequence ATGGCTAATAGCAGTGCAATTACCGCAGCACGACACTTGAGTGAAAAGTTACCTTTACCGCTCAAGCGTTTGGCAGATTTGGCTTATAACTACTGGTGGAGTTGGAGTGGCGATCGCATCTCCTTATTCCAAACAATTGATCCCCAAGAATGGGAACGCTGTGGGCATAACCCAGTAGCGATTTTAGAGTCGGCAACTTATGAGCGTTTGACGCAATTAGCAGAAGACCCATTTTACCTAAAGCAGATATCCGCCCTCGCGCGTGAGTTTGACCAATACATCAACCAGCAAGATACTTGGGTCAGTCGAGTTGCACCGCAAGTATCCAAACAGCATCCTATTGCTTACTTTTGCGCCGAATTTGGCATCCATGAATCTCTACCCGTCTACTCTGGTGGCTTGGGAATTCTCGCCGGGGATCACTTGAAATCATCATCAGATTTGGGTGTGCCATTGGTTGGTGTTGGCTTGTTGTACCGCCAAGGTTATTTTCGGCAACGCTTGAACCGCCAAGGTTGGCAAGAAGATTATTATATTGACAACCCCTTTGGCCACATGCCCTTGGAGTTGATTAAAAATGAGCAAGGGGAATCAGTCACTATCGAGTTACAAGTTCGCCAGCGGGTTGTGAAAGTGCAAATCTGGCGAGTGCAAGTTGGGCGAGTCACCTTATATTTATTAGATACCGATCGCCACGATAACGATCCCATTGACCGTTGGTTGACGGGACACTTATACGGCGGTAACTTGGAAACCCGCATCGCCCAAGAAGTCGTTTTGGGAATTGGTGGTGTTCGCGCTCTACACGCCTTGGGAATTGAACCTTCTGTCTATCACCTCAATGAAGGACACGCTGCATTCTGCACCTTAGAAGTTGCGCGGGTAGAAATTGAACGGACTGGTAAATCTTTCTACGATATCGAAGCCAAGGTGCGGAACAGTTGTGTATTTACCACCCATACCCCCGTTCCCGTCAGTCATGATGTCTTCTCACCCGATTTAATAGATTCCTTCTTTGCCAGCTATTGGCCGCAATTGCGACTTTCTCGCGAGCAATTTTTGGCATTGGGTGCAAGGCGACTGGGCGATCCTTGGGAACCCTTTGGCATGACCGTTTTAGCATTGCGGATGTCGCGTGCTTGCAATGGTGTGAGTGAATTGCACGGTCAAGTTTCTCGTAAAATGTGGACAGTTCTCTATCCGCAGCGATCGGAAGACAAAGTACCAATTGGTTACATTACCAATGGCGTTCATGCACCCACTTGGACTGCACCCCTGTTAGGTGACTTATATAACGAATATTTGGGAGAAGACTGGAAAAATCGCGCCGTCGATCCCAAGATGTGGGCTAAAGTTGACGAGATTCCCGACGAGGAATTGTGGTCGCGGCATCTTATCCTCAAAGAAAGATTGATTGCCTTTACCCGTTATAAGGTGAAGAAATCACGGGAGTTGCGTGGCGAAAATCATGAACTCATTCAAGCAACTGAAAAATTACTCGATCCCAATGTATTGACTATTGGATTTGCCAGACGCTTCAGCCCTTATAAACGCGGCGATCTGATTTTACGCGATGCCCAACGCGCATTGAAGATTTTTGGTAATGCTCAACGTCCAGTACAAATTATCTTTGCAGGTAAAGCGCATCCAGCCGATGAAGAAGGTAAGCGGATTATCCAACGCTTAATGGAGTGGTGTCACAATTCCGGGATTATCAACCGAGTCGCCTTTATTGAAGATTACGACATTTACACTGGTCAAAAATTGGTGCAAGGTGTGGATGTTTGGTTAAATAATCCCCGTCGTCCTTTGGAAGCATCTGGTACAAGTGGGCAAAAAGTCTGCTTCAACGGCGGTCTTAATTGCAGCGTTTTAGATGGCTGGTGGTGCGAAGGCTACCAAACAGGGCCTGATGGTAAAGGAATTAACGGTTGGGCAATTGGTGAAGATGCTCATACTAGCGATCAAGAATTGCAAGATGGGATTGATTCGCGATCGCTGTATCAGCTGTTAGAAGAAGAAATCGTTCCTCTATACTATGACCAAGATGCCCAAGGTATTCCTCACCGTTGGGTGCAAATGATGAAAACGTCCATTAAAACAAATGCGCCGTTATTCAACACCGACAGGATGATTGCCGACTACGTTTCACAGGTGTATGTGCCAGAGATTTCTAAGAGTGTGGAACCGATTTTAGCTAAAGTTCTCCTGTAA